The DNA region TTTTACCGCCAACCATGACGGAAAGCGTGCCGTCAATAGCTTTGGGTTCTCCGCCGCTTACAGGAGCATCTAACATTTCTATACCTTTGGCAGCCAGTTTTTCGGAAACTTCACGGCTCACAAGCGGCGCAATGGAGCTCATGTCAATGACAATTGAACCTTTTTTCGCACCTTCAATCACACCGTTTTCTCCCAGCACAACCTGTTTTACATGCGGCGAATTCGG from Pelorhabdus rhamnosifermentans includes:
- a CDS encoding NAD(P)-binding domain-containing protein; translation: PNSPHVKQVVLGENGVIEGAKKGSIVIDMSSIAPLVSREVSEKLAAKGIEMLDAPVSGGEPKAIDGTLSVMVGGKKAVFDKCYEIMKTMAGSVVLTGDVGAGNVTKLANQIIVAINIAAMSEALVLASKVGVEPELVYKAIRGG